Within the Phaseolus vulgaris cultivar G19833 chromosome 9, P. vulgaris v2.0, whole genome shotgun sequence genome, the region ACTTCTCTCATGTCGACCTCAGCTGCCGTCTCTCTCCGCACCATTATCTTTTGGTTCCTATCGTAAAAAAAATGTGACATCACATTTACTAGGGTTTCGGTAGAAGTTTATGGCCATCTGGATGTGTATCGATCATTGTTGTTAACACTTCCAATATGGTGGTGGTAGTAATGAgaacttttctttattttctgctTTTGATCTATgttaaaactatttaatgttttttttttaaaattttgaatcaaGCATATATTCAACTTTACTCATAGAGTGAAAGATAAAACAAATTCTAAGAAAAACATCCCTTAAAAGGATAAGAACTTATCAGACATTTTGCATCATTTTGTTCTCAATTCTGGCTAACACAATTTGTATACATTTGGTTCATTAAATATATTCATGAAGTATAACAAAACCTTGTATACGTTTTGCATAATAATTGattagtgattttttttgtttttatcataataataaaaataattaagcaagcaatattaaaaataacagataaaaaaacattttagtttttatccatttcaattttttatgtaaatcaAATAATGctaattttcttctttttttcactttcttATTTTCTAGTATATCAGCCAAATAAAGTGTTAGATTAAATAGGTCatcaaacatattttaaaaactagGGGTAAAATAATCCTATAAATTTTGCATTATTTTCTTCCAGGTCAATTATCACAAGCACATTAAATTTGTACATGTTTAGATTGCATGTGCCATTAAACACAGACTCTTTCTTCCCACGCCTCCATACCTTCTTATGCCACCCCATACTAAATgtgaaaatatcattttatccttttttttcacccccttggatttgaaataataagtcTATGGACTATGTAATCTGGatatattccggattacataatccataagtcaatttcatattgagaaaagattttcggattacataatccagaaactaataACACATCTAAAAAAAAAGcttccaaattacataatccggaagctaatcttatgtataaaaaaaactttcagattatgtaatctggaaactAATCACAAAATACTTCTGAATTAAATAATCTAGAAGCTAATTCTGATCTAGAAAAAGACTTActgattatataatctgaaatattgaaaagggtatttttggaatacgAAAAAATTTATGGGTGtagcacaagaaggtatggaggtgcaggaagaagcagcgtTAAACACATCCCGATTATAATGAGTGAGTTGTGACCCAATTCTTCCAAGGCGTAGGATAGGGACCAGGACCACACAGTAAAAGGTCACTGAAAGTCCTCTTTTTTTTCATGGATTTAAATTATCCTTTTAACATGTTAGTGTTTCAGagctaatttaaatttataaaaatagtttgtGATTGTATAGTTTTTTCTCGATGTATTTTTACAACAATTTCTTAGACTAATAATAGCAATACTTTGTTTTAATTAAACACTCGCTgttattaattgaaaatgatAGAAAATCACCAATTTATATTGGTCTCACTGCTTATTTAATGATTTCCTCACCTTATTTTAGTGAGATTCAGTAAATTTAAATCAATAAGATACAGTGGTAAAAGAGTATTAGAGATAATATCTATCTTTTGGAgagtttattgatttttttagtttagtGCATTGAGTTTGTTGATCAACCAGGCTCCCGATAATAGGTTTAGGCACCTAGATCTACCGAGTATGTTACTGATACAACACAGAAATAAATACGAagatatgaataatataaaaatgtagaATATGGAGATACacatctatatattatataattatgaattatataatttgacaataaagatttatgtgcataagtatgttctagattattttttgaaatagaaagatgtttttcatgactggttcaaaaagatttgtttcttatttttataatcataataaaaatttatataataaatttaagtttttaaaaaattaatgtattttttctttttaaaattgtgttagaaccgtaatAGAATTATCAGAAATCCAAccaatactttttgaattggacacttcacggatacgtgttCTATAAGTATCATATGAGTGTCAGTGTCTGATATGAATATCCAACATcgacacgtcatttaagagaagtgtctgagTTTCATAATTATGTTATCATAAAATATCTACCTATTTAATTTTATCgacttttattttttcaaattctttaACTAGCTTTTACTCgcttaaataatttattaaataatttctttaaatataatggtataaataataaacttatttttgtctgaatattataattaacaataaaattaaatataatattgaatattaattACAGTAATTATTAATTAGATAGGTTGATAAAGCAAAAATTGGAATTAGGAAACCCTAAACTCATCCATCCCCAGAAGCTTTCTTGGGTTTTTCCTTTTACGTAAAAAAACCATCTTGATTAAGGTTTTGGCGTTCGTTGGTTTTGGATTTTACGACGCCGAGTCGGATAGCACAATGTTGAAGTTCCTGTCGAGAGTGAGAATCGAGTTCAACGCGTTGGATCCGCGAACGGCGTCGTGTATGGAGTTTCTGGCGCAATGCAACTCGCGTAAGGCGAAGGAATCGAACCCGGCGTGCGAAGTGGAGGTAAAGCGCGGTAAGGTAGAGTGCGCGCCGCAGATAACGGTGACGTTTGTGAACGGCGTGGAGGAAGTGTTCGACGCGACGGCGACGCCGGCACAGAGCATAAGAAACTTGATTCTGGAAAAGGGTCAGCAGCTCGAGACAGAGCAGATGTTCCGTGAAGCAGGGGAATCTTGGCCTGTTATCATCCCCGACGAGGAGCTTTCTCAAATTGCACCCCCCACCAAAGTGAGTtctcattttcaattttatctgTTGGTCCTGTAATATTTTTACACCTAAGTAATTTAAGTGAAAAGGcttcattaattttattatgtgaTACTTCACAATTTAGATTGCGTTTAGAGTGCAAACATAGGTGATATAGTTAACATATACCATAGTCCTTTATGCATTAGAAAGTTCCTCTCTCAGACCCTTGTTTTCGGTAAAAGCATCTATGAGAAGTCTTCAATTCTTTGAATAAATCCTCATACTTGGGGGATTAGTACCTGATTCTAGGTGGGCAACCAAAAAGATGGTGCGTAGAGTTTTGTCATGCCAGTGAATGAAAATTTTGTAGAAGGAAGAGTAGTGATGATTTTAAAGTAAGGTGTGGTTCGTAAAATTGTTTTTAGGTTTGTTAGTTTTGGTTATGAGTGTGTGCACCATAACCGGAGAATTTTGTGGATTCGCGAGTTGTGCTATGAGGGAATGTGTGGTATTTTTTTGGGTGATACAATGGACTTAATGTGTTTTTATAGTAATGGTGTTGCAGATTGATCAATCGGAATACTCGGTTTGGATAAACTTATTCGCAATCATTTGTGAGAAAATTGGGAGTTAAAATGAATTTAGCTTCTTCCATAAACTTATGCACTCAACTTTTAAAGAAATTTTCTCATTTAACTTTTCCAAAACTGAAGtgcataatttaattttaacatattggagaaattcaatttattttaccTAATATTCTTCTCCTTTAACTGGTTGTGAGGAAGTTTATCCAAACATTGTCTAAATATGTTAATGTTATCACTGTTGTTTgatggattttttttatgtagttaCTTATGCCTGTACAACTACAGTTTATGTGCTTTGGTTTAACAACTTCTGTTCTGATAACTCAGCAATTTGGTTTAGTGTTGAATTCGACTTTTATTTATTGTCTTCACTACGGCTTCTATCTGTTGTGAATGAAGTATCTATAGTTACAACAGTTCTAATTAATTTGTGTGCTTTATATGCCTTTCTTTCAGCCAAGGAAAGCAGAAGACAAGAAGCAATAGCTAAAAACTGTTGAGCTTATTAACTGCTGGGGATTGTTCTGGCTTTTCTTGTTTCCTTTTGGTAGGCATAGATAAGGCATTGGATTGCTGCTGCTGCGTGCCTTACTGTAT harbors:
- the LOC137821458 gene encoding uncharacterized protein, whose translation is MLKFLSRVRIEFNALDPRTASCMEFLAQCNSRKAKESNPACEVEVKRGKVECAPQITVTFVNGVEEVFDATATPAQSIRNLILEKGQQLETEQMFREAGESWPVIIPDEELSQIAPPTKPRKAEDKKQ